A single Denticeps clupeoides chromosome 7, fDenClu1.1, whole genome shotgun sequence DNA region contains:
- the sez6l2 gene encoding seizure protein 6 homolog isoform X3, with amino-acid sequence MVCTVLTVTLSVTILHLTAGTTTNPTQAVPLVRQTKPMSTVMSPGILTTAVTSSALGPQAGQSQAVTSPPAEEETTTTLITTTTITTVHTPVQCNASLSGMEGIVESPDPLSSSSPFPPLECTYSITVYPGYGVEIQVQKENLSKEESLTILGLGEGEPELLANETIMKEGQVIRSSTNQVQIHYRSLRQTGHGVFSLHYQAFLLSCPFPLQLEGGGVTVTDLHPGGQAHFHCDPGFQIRGHEVATCLNTTRPRWSSPEPQCVAVSCGGWIRNATVGRILSPIIPPAGNHSGSSNLSCHWLLEAKEGHRLHLHFERVALDEDDDKLIVRSGNSSVAPLLFDSDLDDVPERGIVSEGSSLYLELTADSASIPLLLALRYEAFDGEHCYEPYLPHGNFSTTDISFALGTVVTFSCSPGFVIEQGSGVIECVEPSDPHWNESEPLCRALCGGELTGSTGTVLSPDWPQSYSKGQDCVWQIHVSEDKRVELDVQILNIRHNDVLTIFDGHDLMSHVISQYLGSRERFRIVSGGSEVTIQFQSDPDDSTFILSQGFLIHYREVEPNDTCPALPPVEFGWSSSSHPSLVRGSVLTFQCQPGYDIVGSDIITCQWDLSWSNSPPTCVKIQQCPDPGDVVNGARSVHPELGFAVGTVVRFTCNQGYQLEGPTQISCHGRDTGTPKWSDRSPKCVLKYDPCPNPGVPDNGYQTLYKHSYQAGETLRFFCYEGYELIGEVIINCVPGHPSQWSSPPPFCKVAYEELLDEHKLEVSQSYGPSHRMLSENIALAIILPIILVILLIGGIYMYYTNVCRLQWKPLFWKSLSHTHSYSPITVESDFNNPLYEAGDTREYEVSI; translated from the exons ATGGTGTGCACAGTCCTCACTGTGACACTGTCTGTCACCATCCTGCACCTGACTGCAG GCACCACTACCAACCCCACCCAGGCTGTCCCATTGGTGAGGCAGACAAAGCCCATGTCCACAGTGATGTCCCCCGGGATCCTTACCACTGCCGTGACCTCCTCAGCCCTAGGTCCACAGGCTGGCCAGTCACAAGCTGTGACATCACCACCAGCAGAGGAggagaccaccaccaccctgatCACCACGACAACCATTACCACCGTGCACACGCCAG TGCAGTGTAATGCCAGTCTCAGTGGAATGGAAGGAATAGTGGAGTCTCCAGACcccctgtcctcctcctccccctttcCTCCACTGGAATGCACGTACAGCATCACTGTGTACCCCGGATACGGAGTGGAGATTCAG GTGCAGAAGGAGAACCTGTCCAAAGAGGAGTCTCTGACCATCCTGGGTCTGGGGGAAGGGGAGCCGGAGCTCCTGGCCAATGAGACCATCATGAAAGAGGGTCAGGTCATCCGCAGCTCAACCAATCAAGTTCAAATTCACTACCGAAGCCTGCGGCAGACGGGCCACGGAGTGTTCAGCCTGCATTACCAAG CGTTCCTTCTGTCCTGCCCCTTCCCTCTCCAGCTGGAGGGTGGTGGCGTGACGGTGACCGACCTGCACCCAGGGGGTCAGGCTCACTTCCACTGCGACCCTGGCTTCCAGATCCGGGGACACGAGGTCGCAACCTGCCTGAACACCACACGTCCCCGCTGGAGCAGCCCCGAACCCCAGTGTGTCG CCGTTTCGTGTGGAGGATGGATCAGGAACGCCACCGTCGGCCGCATTTTATCCCCCATAATTCCACCTGCTGGGAACCACAGCGGCAGCAGTAACCTCAGCTGCCACTGGCTGCTGGAGGCCAAGGAGGGACACAGGCTCCACCTGCACTTCGAGAGGGTGGCGCTGGATGAAGACGATGACAA GCTCATCGTTCGGAGTGGGAACAGCTCCGTCGCGCCTCTTCTCTTTGACTCGGATCTGGACGACGTTCCAGAACGCGGAATTGTGAGCGAAGGGTCCTCCCTGTACCTGGAGCTGACGGCCGACTCGGCCTCCATCCCGCTGCTACTGGCGCTACGCTACGAGG CATTTGATGGAGAACACTGTTATGAGCCCTACCTGCCTCATGGGAatttcagcaccacggacatcTCCTTCGCCCTGGGCACTGTTGTAACCTTCTCCTGCAGTCCCGGCTTTGTCATAgagcaggggtcaggggtcattgAGTGCGTGGAACCCAGTGACCCCCACTGGAATGAGAGCGAACCCCTCTGCAGAG CGTTGTGTGGCGGCGAGCTGACGGGATCCACCGGCACTGTGCTGTCTCCTGATTGGCCCCAGAGCTACTCGAAGGGTCAGGACTGCGTGTGGCAGATCCACGTAAGCGAAGACAAGCGCGTGGAGTTGGACGTGCAGAT TTTGAACATCCGCCACAACGACGTCCTCACCATTTTCGATGGCCACGACCTCATGTCCCACGTGATTAGCCAGTACCTGGGCTCACGAGAGCGCTTTCGCATTGTGTCtggagggtcagaggtcacaattCAATTCCAGAGTGATCCAGACGACTCCACATTCATCCTGAGCCAGGGCTTCCTCATTCACTACCGAG AGGTGGAGCCCAATGACACATGTCCGGCCCTTCCGCCGGTAGAATTTGGCTGGAGTAGCTCCTCCCACCCGTCTCTGGTGAGGGGCAGTGTGTTGACCTTCCAGTGTCAGCCAGGATATGACATCGTCGGCTCTGACATCATCACCTGTCAGTGGGACCTATCGTGGAGCAACAGCCCGCCCACCTGCGTAAAAA TCCAGCAGTGCCCGGACCCCGGCGACGTGGTGAACGGAGCGCGCTCGGTGCACCCCGAGTTAGGCTTCGCCGTGGGAACGGTGGTGCGCTTCACCTGTAACCAGGGTTACCAGCTGGAAGGACCCACCCAGATCTCCTGTCATGGGCGGGACACGGGCACGCCCAAGTGGAGCGATCGCAGtcccaagtgtgtgt TAAAGTACGACCCGTGCCCGAACCCCGGCGTCCCGGATAACGGCTACCAGACGCTGTACAAGCACAGCTACCAGGCGGGGGAGACGCTGCGCTTCTTCTGCTACGAGGGCTACGAGCTGATCGGCGAGGTCATCATCAACTGCGTCCCCGGCCACCCGTCGCAGTGGAGCAGCCCACCGCCGTTCTGCAAAG TGGCTTATGAGGAGCTGCTGGACGAACACAAGCTGGAAG TTTCCCAGTCATACGGCCCCTCCCACCGAATGCTGAGCGAGAACATTGCTCTGGCCATCATCCTGCCGATCATCCTGGTCATCCTGCTGATTGGCGGAATCTACATGTACTACACCAA tgtgtgcagGCTGCAATGGAAGCCGCTCTTCTGGAAGTCTCTGTCTCACACCCACTCCTACAGCCCCATCACAGTGGAGTCGGACTTCAACAACCCCCTGTACGAGGCCGGG gacacACGGGAATACGAAGTGTCCATCTGA
- the sez6l2 gene encoding seizure protein 6 homolog isoform X2 — protein MVCTVLTVTLSVTILHLTAEAATSSPRPLGTTTNPTQAVPLVRQTKPMSTVMSPGILTTAVTSSALGPQAGQSQAVTSPPAEEETTTTLITTTTITTVHTPVQCNASLSGMEGIVESPDPLSSSSPFPPLECTYSITVYPGYGVEIQVQKENLSKEESLTILGLGEGEPELLANETIMKEGQVIRSSTNQVQIHYRSLRQTGHGVFSLHYQAFLLSCPFPLQLEGGGVTVTDLHPGGQAHFHCDPGFQIRGHEVATCLNTTRPRWSSPEPQCVAVSCGGWIRNATVGRILSPIIPPAGNHSGSSNLSCHWLLEAKEGHRLHLHFERVALDEDDDKLIVRSGNSSVAPLLFDSDLDDVPERGIVSEGSSLYLELTADSASIPLLLALRYEAFDGEHCYEPYLPHGNFSTTDISFALGTVVTFSCSPGFVIEQGSGVIECVEPSDPHWNESEPLCRALCGGELTGSTGTVLSPDWPQSYSKGQDCVWQIHVSEDKRVELDVQILNIRHNDVLTIFDGHDLMSHVISQYLGSRERFRIVSGGSEVTIQFQSDPDDSTFILSQGFLIHYREVEPNDTCPALPPVEFGWSSSSHPSLVRGSVLTFQCQPGYDIVGSDIITCQWDLSWSNSPPTCVKIQQCPDPGDVVNGARSVHPELGFAVGTVVRFTCNQGYQLEGPTQISCHGRDTGTPKWSDRSPKCVLKYDPCPNPGVPDNGYQTLYKHSYQAGETLRFFCYEGYELIGEVIINCVPGHPSQWSSPPPFCKVAYEELLDEHKLEVSQSYGPSHRMLSENIALAIILPIILVILLIGGIYMYYTNVCRLQWKPLFWKSLSHTHSYSPITVESDFNNPLYEAGDTREYEVSI, from the exons ATGGTGTGCACAGTCCTCACTGTGACACTGTCTGTCACCATCCTGCACCTGACTGCAG AGGCTGCAACGTCCAGTCCCCGTCCCCTGG GCACCACTACCAACCCCACCCAGGCTGTCCCATTGGTGAGGCAGACAAAGCCCATGTCCACAGTGATGTCCCCCGGGATCCTTACCACTGCCGTGACCTCCTCAGCCCTAGGTCCACAGGCTGGCCAGTCACAAGCTGTGACATCACCACCAGCAGAGGAggagaccaccaccaccctgatCACCACGACAACCATTACCACCGTGCACACGCCAG TGCAGTGTAATGCCAGTCTCAGTGGAATGGAAGGAATAGTGGAGTCTCCAGACcccctgtcctcctcctccccctttcCTCCACTGGAATGCACGTACAGCATCACTGTGTACCCCGGATACGGAGTGGAGATTCAG GTGCAGAAGGAGAACCTGTCCAAAGAGGAGTCTCTGACCATCCTGGGTCTGGGGGAAGGGGAGCCGGAGCTCCTGGCCAATGAGACCATCATGAAAGAGGGTCAGGTCATCCGCAGCTCAACCAATCAAGTTCAAATTCACTACCGAAGCCTGCGGCAGACGGGCCACGGAGTGTTCAGCCTGCATTACCAAG CGTTCCTTCTGTCCTGCCCCTTCCCTCTCCAGCTGGAGGGTGGTGGCGTGACGGTGACCGACCTGCACCCAGGGGGTCAGGCTCACTTCCACTGCGACCCTGGCTTCCAGATCCGGGGACACGAGGTCGCAACCTGCCTGAACACCACACGTCCCCGCTGGAGCAGCCCCGAACCCCAGTGTGTCG CCGTTTCGTGTGGAGGATGGATCAGGAACGCCACCGTCGGCCGCATTTTATCCCCCATAATTCCACCTGCTGGGAACCACAGCGGCAGCAGTAACCTCAGCTGCCACTGGCTGCTGGAGGCCAAGGAGGGACACAGGCTCCACCTGCACTTCGAGAGGGTGGCGCTGGATGAAGACGATGACAA GCTCATCGTTCGGAGTGGGAACAGCTCCGTCGCGCCTCTTCTCTTTGACTCGGATCTGGACGACGTTCCAGAACGCGGAATTGTGAGCGAAGGGTCCTCCCTGTACCTGGAGCTGACGGCCGACTCGGCCTCCATCCCGCTGCTACTGGCGCTACGCTACGAGG CATTTGATGGAGAACACTGTTATGAGCCCTACCTGCCTCATGGGAatttcagcaccacggacatcTCCTTCGCCCTGGGCACTGTTGTAACCTTCTCCTGCAGTCCCGGCTTTGTCATAgagcaggggtcaggggtcattgAGTGCGTGGAACCCAGTGACCCCCACTGGAATGAGAGCGAACCCCTCTGCAGAG CGTTGTGTGGCGGCGAGCTGACGGGATCCACCGGCACTGTGCTGTCTCCTGATTGGCCCCAGAGCTACTCGAAGGGTCAGGACTGCGTGTGGCAGATCCACGTAAGCGAAGACAAGCGCGTGGAGTTGGACGTGCAGAT TTTGAACATCCGCCACAACGACGTCCTCACCATTTTCGATGGCCACGACCTCATGTCCCACGTGATTAGCCAGTACCTGGGCTCACGAGAGCGCTTTCGCATTGTGTCtggagggtcagaggtcacaattCAATTCCAGAGTGATCCAGACGACTCCACATTCATCCTGAGCCAGGGCTTCCTCATTCACTACCGAG AGGTGGAGCCCAATGACACATGTCCGGCCCTTCCGCCGGTAGAATTTGGCTGGAGTAGCTCCTCCCACCCGTCTCTGGTGAGGGGCAGTGTGTTGACCTTCCAGTGTCAGCCAGGATATGACATCGTCGGCTCTGACATCATCACCTGTCAGTGGGACCTATCGTGGAGCAACAGCCCGCCCACCTGCGTAAAAA TCCAGCAGTGCCCGGACCCCGGCGACGTGGTGAACGGAGCGCGCTCGGTGCACCCCGAGTTAGGCTTCGCCGTGGGAACGGTGGTGCGCTTCACCTGTAACCAGGGTTACCAGCTGGAAGGACCCACCCAGATCTCCTGTCATGGGCGGGACACGGGCACGCCCAAGTGGAGCGATCGCAGtcccaagtgtgtgt TAAAGTACGACCCGTGCCCGAACCCCGGCGTCCCGGATAACGGCTACCAGACGCTGTACAAGCACAGCTACCAGGCGGGGGAGACGCTGCGCTTCTTCTGCTACGAGGGCTACGAGCTGATCGGCGAGGTCATCATCAACTGCGTCCCCGGCCACCCGTCGCAGTGGAGCAGCCCACCGCCGTTCTGCAAAG TGGCTTATGAGGAGCTGCTGGACGAACACAAGCTGGAAG TTTCCCAGTCATACGGCCCCTCCCACCGAATGCTGAGCGAGAACATTGCTCTGGCCATCATCCTGCCGATCATCCTGGTCATCCTGCTGATTGGCGGAATCTACATGTACTACACCAA tgtgtgcagGCTGCAATGGAAGCCGCTCTTCTGGAAGTCTCTGTCTCACACCCACTCCTACAGCCCCATCACAGTGGAGTCGGACTTCAACAACCCCCTGTACGAGGCCGGG gacacACGGGAATACGAAGTGTCCATCTGA
- the sez6l2 gene encoding seizure protein 6 homolog isoform X1 — MVCTVLTVTLSVTILHLTAEAATSSPRPLGELLHAALLSKEYLGHAPQETGTTTNPTQAVPLVRQTKPMSTVMSPGILTTAVTSSALGPQAGQSQAVTSPPAEEETTTTLITTTTITTVHTPVQCNASLSGMEGIVESPDPLSSSSPFPPLECTYSITVYPGYGVEIQVQKENLSKEESLTILGLGEGEPELLANETIMKEGQVIRSSTNQVQIHYRSLRQTGHGVFSLHYQAFLLSCPFPLQLEGGGVTVTDLHPGGQAHFHCDPGFQIRGHEVATCLNTTRPRWSSPEPQCVAVSCGGWIRNATVGRILSPIIPPAGNHSGSSNLSCHWLLEAKEGHRLHLHFERVALDEDDDKLIVRSGNSSVAPLLFDSDLDDVPERGIVSEGSSLYLELTADSASIPLLLALRYEAFDGEHCYEPYLPHGNFSTTDISFALGTVVTFSCSPGFVIEQGSGVIECVEPSDPHWNESEPLCRALCGGELTGSTGTVLSPDWPQSYSKGQDCVWQIHVSEDKRVELDVQILNIRHNDVLTIFDGHDLMSHVISQYLGSRERFRIVSGGSEVTIQFQSDPDDSTFILSQGFLIHYREVEPNDTCPALPPVEFGWSSSSHPSLVRGSVLTFQCQPGYDIVGSDIITCQWDLSWSNSPPTCVKIQQCPDPGDVVNGARSVHPELGFAVGTVVRFTCNQGYQLEGPTQISCHGRDTGTPKWSDRSPKCVLKYDPCPNPGVPDNGYQTLYKHSYQAGETLRFFCYEGYELIGEVIINCVPGHPSQWSSPPPFCKVAYEELLDEHKLEVSQSYGPSHRMLSENIALAIILPIILVILLIGGIYMYYTNVCRLQWKPLFWKSLSHTHSYSPITVESDFNNPLYEAGDTREYEVSI; from the exons ATGGTGTGCACAGTCCTCACTGTGACACTGTCTGTCACCATCCTGCACCTGACTGCAG AGGCTGCAACGTCCAGTCCCCGTCCCCTGGGTGAGCTGCTCCATGCTGCACTACTCAGTAAAGAGTACTTGGGCCACGCCCCTCAGGAGACGG GCACCACTACCAACCCCACCCAGGCTGTCCCATTGGTGAGGCAGACAAAGCCCATGTCCACAGTGATGTCCCCCGGGATCCTTACCACTGCCGTGACCTCCTCAGCCCTAGGTCCACAGGCTGGCCAGTCACAAGCTGTGACATCACCACCAGCAGAGGAggagaccaccaccaccctgatCACCACGACAACCATTACCACCGTGCACACGCCAG TGCAGTGTAATGCCAGTCTCAGTGGAATGGAAGGAATAGTGGAGTCTCCAGACcccctgtcctcctcctccccctttcCTCCACTGGAATGCACGTACAGCATCACTGTGTACCCCGGATACGGAGTGGAGATTCAG GTGCAGAAGGAGAACCTGTCCAAAGAGGAGTCTCTGACCATCCTGGGTCTGGGGGAAGGGGAGCCGGAGCTCCTGGCCAATGAGACCATCATGAAAGAGGGTCAGGTCATCCGCAGCTCAACCAATCAAGTTCAAATTCACTACCGAAGCCTGCGGCAGACGGGCCACGGAGTGTTCAGCCTGCATTACCAAG CGTTCCTTCTGTCCTGCCCCTTCCCTCTCCAGCTGGAGGGTGGTGGCGTGACGGTGACCGACCTGCACCCAGGGGGTCAGGCTCACTTCCACTGCGACCCTGGCTTCCAGATCCGGGGACACGAGGTCGCAACCTGCCTGAACACCACACGTCCCCGCTGGAGCAGCCCCGAACCCCAGTGTGTCG CCGTTTCGTGTGGAGGATGGATCAGGAACGCCACCGTCGGCCGCATTTTATCCCCCATAATTCCACCTGCTGGGAACCACAGCGGCAGCAGTAACCTCAGCTGCCACTGGCTGCTGGAGGCCAAGGAGGGACACAGGCTCCACCTGCACTTCGAGAGGGTGGCGCTGGATGAAGACGATGACAA GCTCATCGTTCGGAGTGGGAACAGCTCCGTCGCGCCTCTTCTCTTTGACTCGGATCTGGACGACGTTCCAGAACGCGGAATTGTGAGCGAAGGGTCCTCCCTGTACCTGGAGCTGACGGCCGACTCGGCCTCCATCCCGCTGCTACTGGCGCTACGCTACGAGG CATTTGATGGAGAACACTGTTATGAGCCCTACCTGCCTCATGGGAatttcagcaccacggacatcTCCTTCGCCCTGGGCACTGTTGTAACCTTCTCCTGCAGTCCCGGCTTTGTCATAgagcaggggtcaggggtcattgAGTGCGTGGAACCCAGTGACCCCCACTGGAATGAGAGCGAACCCCTCTGCAGAG CGTTGTGTGGCGGCGAGCTGACGGGATCCACCGGCACTGTGCTGTCTCCTGATTGGCCCCAGAGCTACTCGAAGGGTCAGGACTGCGTGTGGCAGATCCACGTAAGCGAAGACAAGCGCGTGGAGTTGGACGTGCAGAT TTTGAACATCCGCCACAACGACGTCCTCACCATTTTCGATGGCCACGACCTCATGTCCCACGTGATTAGCCAGTACCTGGGCTCACGAGAGCGCTTTCGCATTGTGTCtggagggtcagaggtcacaattCAATTCCAGAGTGATCCAGACGACTCCACATTCATCCTGAGCCAGGGCTTCCTCATTCACTACCGAG AGGTGGAGCCCAATGACACATGTCCGGCCCTTCCGCCGGTAGAATTTGGCTGGAGTAGCTCCTCCCACCCGTCTCTGGTGAGGGGCAGTGTGTTGACCTTCCAGTGTCAGCCAGGATATGACATCGTCGGCTCTGACATCATCACCTGTCAGTGGGACCTATCGTGGAGCAACAGCCCGCCCACCTGCGTAAAAA TCCAGCAGTGCCCGGACCCCGGCGACGTGGTGAACGGAGCGCGCTCGGTGCACCCCGAGTTAGGCTTCGCCGTGGGAACGGTGGTGCGCTTCACCTGTAACCAGGGTTACCAGCTGGAAGGACCCACCCAGATCTCCTGTCATGGGCGGGACACGGGCACGCCCAAGTGGAGCGATCGCAGtcccaagtgtgtgt TAAAGTACGACCCGTGCCCGAACCCCGGCGTCCCGGATAACGGCTACCAGACGCTGTACAAGCACAGCTACCAGGCGGGGGAGACGCTGCGCTTCTTCTGCTACGAGGGCTACGAGCTGATCGGCGAGGTCATCATCAACTGCGTCCCCGGCCACCCGTCGCAGTGGAGCAGCCCACCGCCGTTCTGCAAAG TGGCTTATGAGGAGCTGCTGGACGAACACAAGCTGGAAG TTTCCCAGTCATACGGCCCCTCCCACCGAATGCTGAGCGAGAACATTGCTCTGGCCATCATCCTGCCGATCATCCTGGTCATCCTGCTGATTGGCGGAATCTACATGTACTACACCAA tgtgtgcagGCTGCAATGGAAGCCGCTCTTCTGGAAGTCTCTGTCTCACACCCACTCCTACAGCCCCATCACAGTGGAGTCGGACTTCAACAACCCCCTGTACGAGGCCGGG gacacACGGGAATACGAAGTGTCCATCTGA